One window of Myxocyprinus asiaticus isolate MX2 ecotype Aquarium Trade chromosome 4, UBuf_Myxa_2, whole genome shotgun sequence genomic DNA carries:
- the LOC127434123 gene encoding uncharacterized protein LOC127434123 → MSQGSSFQLMQTLRKSPAVFRRRFRQDRTQTLSHGDPLFKVHYIGTEKIYSLDVEQAEEAIGRLLEKSPDSAALGKLGKEHALVVRPRYVEVKEISTGRQLTKTYLKDIAYCAADATRPNLFLYICKQRGQQLQCRVFWCSRPDRAKDMTVCLAKSFQRALNDLQEEESNHATREESKMDGKPVAAMEQGKSCTLPADLRKNEGRWRRRSPLRELMRRTSISN, encoded by the exons ATGTCTCAGGGCAGCTCATTCCAGCTCATGCAGACTTTGAGGAAGTCTCCAGCTGTTTTCCGCCGCCGTTTCCGCCAGGACCGCACCCAGACCCTCTCGCACGGCGACCCGCTCTTCAAGGTGCACTACATTGGTACAGAAAAGATCTACTCCCTGGATGTAGAACAGGCTGAGGAGGCCATAGGCCGGTTGCTGGAGAAGTCGCCAGATTCAGCTGCTCTAGGCAAACTGGGCAAGGAACATGCTCTTGTTGTTCGACCTCGCTATGTAGAAGTCAAGGAGATCAGCACAGGCAGACAACTCACAAAGACATACCTAAAGGACATTGCCTATTGCGCAGCTGACGCAACTAGGCCCAATCTCTTCCTCTATATCTGTAAGCAGCGAGGCCAACAGCTTCAGTGCCGAGTGTTCTGGTGTAGTAGGCCAGACCGGGCTAAAGACATGACTGTCTGTTTAGCTAAATCCTTTCAGAGAGCTCTGAATGACTTGCAAGAGGAGGAGAGCAATCACGCTACAAGAGAAGAAAGCAAGATGGATGGAAAGCCAGTTGCAGCCATGGAACAAGGAAAAAGCTGCACGCTACCAGCAGACCTGAGAAAAAATGAGG GTCGGTGGCGAAGACGGAGCCCCCTGAGAGAGTTGATGAGGAGAACCAGTATCAGCAACTGA